TCAATCGGTCCAGAGCTAGAAGGCGTCTGCTTGTACGGTCCGCGCATGAAATGGCTTTATGAGAAACTGTCGACTTCTTATGAAGGGAAATTACTGTGGAGCGAAGACGATTATGGGCCGATCATTGACCTATTAGCGAAACATCTTAAAAAAGACACAGCCGTCCTCGTCAAAGGGTCGCGCGGCATGGCGCTTGAAAAAGTAATCGAACCGTTTACGGACCAATGAAAACCGGTGTCTTGTGCATCCACGGCTTTACCGGCGGGCCGTTTGAAGTCGAACCGTTTGCCGATTACTTAAGCGAGCAGACGGATTGGATTATCGAAATCCCAACCTTGCCGGGGCACGGGGAAAAACTCGATCTCGGAGACCAGCGTGCTGAAGTGTGGATGATGGAAGCGGAGCTTGCGCTGAAGCGATTGAAAGCACAAGCCGATCGTGTCATCGTTGTCGGCTTTTCGATGGGCGGACTGATTGCAATGTATTTGTCGATGCGCTACAAAATCGACCGGCTGGTACTGTTGAGCGCAGCGGTGAAATACATCAGTCCTGTGCAGATCCGCGAAGAAGTGTGCGAAGCAATACGTGATTTAGTCAGCAAGCGCATCAATCAAAATGCGTTGTACCATTTATATGAATACAAATTTCGCAACACCCCGATCCGCTCAACGATAGAGTTCTTGCGTGTCGTTAAAACTGTCGAGCCGTATTACCGATTAATCGACGTGCCAGCTTTCATCGTCCAAGGCGAAAAAGACGGTGTTGTCCCGCCTTCCGCAGCGCAGCATATTTACGATCACCTTGGTTCAACGGAAAAGCATCTTTATCATTCGGCGACCGGCAAGCATTTAATTTGTTACAGCGATGATGTCGCTGAATGGTTCCCGAAAGCGCTAGAATTCATGCGCAAGGAACAGTAAACTGATAATTGGAACCTTTGCATATCAATTGCATGTGAAGGGGAAGCGTGTTATTCTGTTTAGAGCAATGGATACATTTTTGAGACACTCTTCCTTCGTGAAGAGGTTTTTTTTGAGCATAAACGGTTTGTTCTACTTACTGGGGAAGACAACCCCGCTGTGCAGACCGCTCGGCAACGACCGAGCTTTTCCTGTTCACACATCCCCTCTGACTTAAAACTCCAGAGCATGATTTTCGACGTGAAAGTTCTTAATAAAGGCTCGACCTTGTCACAAATTCATCTAAAATGTGTACCATTTGTAAATAAGATGAAGACAAAAGGAGATTGAAAAAATTTGGTTAAATTTACAGAATTAAACATCAGCGAAACAACATTGAAATCCGTAAGACGTATGGGCTTTGAGGAAGCGACACCTATCCAGGAAGGCACAATCCGCCTTGGCATGGAAGGCAAAGACATTATCGGGCAAGCACAAACAGGTACTGGTAAGACAACCGCTTTCGGTATTCCGTTGATCGAAAAAATCGACACACGCGACGGAAGTGTGCAAGGTTTGGTCATTGCACCGACACGCGAATTGGCAATCCAAGTTTCTGAAGAGCTTTACAACCTAGGTAAAGACAAAAACGTGCGCATCTTGTCCGTATTCGGTGGACAAGAAATCGGCCGTCAGATCCGCGCTTTGAAAAACCGCCCTCAAATCATCGTCGGCACACCTGGTCGTTTGCTTGACCATATTAACCGCCGCACGTTGAAGCTTGAAAACGTTAATACGCTTGTGTTGGATGAAGCTGATGAAATGCTGAACATGGGCTTCATCGAAGACATTCAGTCAATCATGTCGAATGTCCCTGATACCCGTCAGACGCTTCTGTTCTCTGCTACAATGCCGGATCCGATCCGTCGTATCGCAGAAAAATTCATGAAGACACCTGAAATCGTCAAAATCAAGTCGAAAGAAATGACTGTCGAAAACATCGAGCAGTTCTTCGTGAAATCCGTAGAACGCGAAAAATTCGATATTCTTTCTCGCTTGTTGAACGTTCAACAGCCAGAGCTTGCGATCGTCTTCGGACGCACGAAGCGCCGCGTTGATGAATTGGCACACGCATTGAACCTCCGCGGCTATCTAGCTGAAGGAATTCACGGCGACCTTAGCCAAGCGAAGCGTATGTCTGTTTTGAAACAATTCAAAGCAAACAAAATCGACATCTTGGTTGCAACTGACGTAGCAGCACGTGGACTTGATATCTCAGGCGTATCTCACGTATACAACTTCGATATTCCACAAGACCCTGAAAGCTATGTTCACCGTATCGGCCGTACTGGCCGTGCCGGTAAAAAAGGTGTAGCTGTCACTTTCGTTACACCACGCGAAATGGGCTACTTGTCTATCGTTGAAAGAACAACGAAGAAAAAAATGGAAGCTCTAGTTCCTCCAACTGCTGATGAAGCAGTAATCGGACTTCAGCGCGTTGCTGTAGAGCAATTGGAAACAATGACTGAGAAAAACAACCTCGGTAGCTACCGTGAGCTTGCAACAGAAATGTTGGAAAAACACGATGCAGTTGATTTGATTGCAGCAGCACTTAAAACGTTGACGAAAGATCCGGAAGACGCTCCAGTCCAAATTACCGAAGAGCGCCCATTGCCATCACGTGGCGGTGGCGGCTACAAAGGTAAAGGCGGCGGCGGACGTTCATCCGGCGGCGGATACAAAGGCAAAGGCGGCGGCGGACGCTCGTCTGGCGGTGGCTATAAAGGCCGTCGCGAGTCGTCAAGCTCAAGCCGTCCTTCAGGCGGAGGGCGTCCAGGACGCACTCGCCGTCACGAATCATAAAACCCGATCAATAAGATTAAAAGGTGGAGAACCGGCAGCAAATGCCGATTCTCCGCCTTTTTTGTCGTTTCAGAATAAGGTACAATGAAATGAAACATTCCGGTTCATGAAACGTATAAAGAAGAGAGTACTCTTGATTGGAGATGACATAATGAACCATCAACCGAAAAACCGGATCTCCCGAAAGGGGCTGACTGTCTGGCGCCTCTACGGAATGATCGAAACAGTGGTCGTTGCCCTGTTATTGGCCGGTGTAGGCACTCTTACATATTTTTTTGACTGGCCAAATTGGATCTATGCAGCAGCAGGTGGTCTACTAGTGCTGTTTGCTTTTCTATTTGTCTATTTATTCCCGAAAATCCGCTGGGAAAGATGGCGCTATGAAGTGCGCGACCAGGAAATCGAATTGCAGCACGGCTTGTTCATTGTCAAACGGACGCTCGTGCCAATGGTCCGCGTCCAGCACGTCGACACAGAACAAGGCCCGATCTTGCGGAAATACGATTTATCGGAGATTTCCATTTCGACTGCCGCAACTACCCATACCATTCCCGCATTGATTACGGAAGAGGCAGATGAATTGCGCTCCCGTATTTCCGTGCTCGCAAGGGTGGCGGAAGATGATGTCTGAAACGCGCTATAAACTGCATCCGATTTCAGCACTCATCAATTTCTTAAAAGGCTTAAAAGAATTGATCTTGCCTTTCGTCATTATTTTTGGTGCGAACTTGTTCCGCGAAGATGGGATTTCCGGAATGTTCAACCAAGGCTGGCAAGGGTTGTTGCCGCTGCTCATCGGCGGGGTGGTACTGGTGTTCATGCTGATTGCGGGTATCATCAAATGGAAACGTTTTGTCTACTGGTTTGAAGACGGGGAGTTGCGGATCGAGTACGGCTTATTCGTTAAAAAGAAACGTTATATTCCGTTCGAACGCATTCAAAGCTTAAATTATATAGAAGGCATTTTCCACCGGCCGTTCGGGCTTGTGAAAGTGAAGGTCGAAACGGCTGGTTCCGGGAAAGCCGGGCAGGCGGAAGCTGAACTGACTGCTATTTACCGCGCGGAAGCCGACCGCATCGAACAGGAAATGCACATGGCGAAGCGAGGTTATGCGGCACAAGCGGAGGCAACGGTCGAAATGCTCTATGGCCCGGCCGAAGCTGCACCAATGCGCGAGGAGCCTGTGGAAGAATCGGCGCGTGTATTGTACCGGATGAGCATGAAGGAATTATTGGTGCTCGCGACAACTTCCGGGGGGATCGGTGTCGTTATTTCTGGTGTCGCCTTATTCCTATCGCAGTTTGCCGAGCTGATTCCTTATGACGCGATTTATGAAGAAGTCATGCTCTTCATGCGCTTCGGCTATTTGGTCGTTGCGTTGACTGTATTTGCAGGGCTATTGCTTGCCTGGGTTATTTCGGTAGCCATGACACTCATTGCTAATTATCAATTCACCATCTACGCAGATGATGAACGGATTTACATTACGCGCGGCTTATTGGAGAAGAAAAAAGTCTCTGTGCCGTTTAACCGTGTGCAGGGCATTAAAATGACGCAAAATCCGCTGCGCCAATTATTCGGCTATGTTCATGTGACGGTCGAAAGCGCAGGTGGGACTTTAGCCGATAAAGATGAAAAAATCCGTTTGTTCCCGCTCGTCAAGCAAGAGAAAATGAAACCAGTTTTGGACGAGTTGTTCCCGGATTTTGACTGGTCGCCAGAATTGACGCGCTTGCCGAAAAGAAGCCGTCCGTTCTTCTACCGCTTGTCGATCGGCTGGCTGATTCCGGCATTCGCGGCGCTCGGCTATTTCTTTTATCCTTATGGCTTGTGGGCGCTTGCGGTCGTTCCGTTCATCATAGCCATCGGGTTATGGCAGCATCGCACAGCAGGCTACGCCATCTCGGGTCGCCAATTAACGGCGCAGTTCCGAGGGATTAGCCTGCACCGCTTTTACATGCTAAAAAAACGCATTCAAGTAGTCGTGGTGACGAGAACGATTTTCCAGCGCCGGCGAGATGTTGCGTCTGTTCATGCGACGATTAAATCCGGCATGCTTGGAGCGACTGCACTCGTGCCGAATCTGTCGCGGGAAGATGCCGAAGAAATTCTTGCTTGGTACGAGCCATCGAGGCAACGCCAGACAATGGATCGTGAACAAACGAAAAACCCTCAACCGAATGAAATCGGCTGAGGGTTTTTCGTAATGATTAGCGGCGGTTTTTGGCGCGCCAGCTAACGATGCGTTTTGGATGGAAATAACTGAGCCCGATCAAGAAACCGGTGATCATGCCAGCGATGTGCGCTGTGACATTGATGTTCGGTGTCACGAATGTCATGACTATGCTAATGACGATAATCGGGAGTATAATTTGTTTGAGTTGCGGTAATGCACGGCCGCCGTAATAAACGAGGGCACCGAATGCGCCGAAGATCCCGAAGATTGCGCCGCTTGCACCGACATGTACATAATCGAGCGGTTGCAGGAAATAAGTGGCCGCCGATGCGAACAGGCCGGCCAGCATATAAATCGTGATAAAACGCACTTTGCCGGTCAAGCGCTCAAGTTCTGGCCCGAACAAGAACAGCGAGAACATATTAAATAGCAAGTGCATAAAACCGCCGTGCAGGAAGATTGGTGTCACGAAACGCCACCACTCGCCATTTGCGATATGGAAGTTCGACCCAACGCCGTAATAGTAAATGTATTCGCCGAGCGCTGGCAACCATGTCAGCAAGTGAATGAGGACATTCAACGCGATCAATGTGGATACGACCGGGTACATTCTTAAGTACTGTGAAAAACTTTCTCTTCTGATAAACAATAAGGTCACCTCAATTTCATAGCTTTATTATACCCGTTACCCATTTGCGAATGAAAGGAGAAACCTTTATGATAACAGGAATCGGTCTGGATATTGTCGAGTTGGACAGAATCCGCAAACTCGATGAAAGATCTTCTAAATTCCGTGAGCGTGTCTTGACTGAATCGGAACTTGCGGAATATCTTCTATTGAAAAAGAAACGCCAAACCGAATTTCTAGCAGGGCGTTTTGCGGCGAAAGAAGCATTTGCCAAAGCTCGCGGCACCGGAATCGGCGCAGCATGCCCGTTTTCGGATATGGAAATCCGAAAAGACGAAAACGGCAAACCCGGCATGTTTTTCCGCGGTGTGGAATGCGGGTTCGTGTCGATCACCCATTCAAAAGAATTTGCCGCCGCACAAGTTGTTTTGCAAACCGAATGAACAGGATGTGTAGATTATGGAAAATTACCGACCGACAAAGGCAGTCATCAATTTGGAGGCAATCCGGAAAAATCTCACGGCTTTTCAGCAACGGGCTGGCCACGCTGATGTAATTGCAGTGGTGAAAGCGGATGGCTACGGTCATGGAGCGGAGGCAATTGCTCGCGTTGCCATTGAGTCCGGCGTCCGTCTGCTGGCGGTTGCCACGCCAGACGAAGCAGTATCGCTGCGCCGCGTGGGAATTGACCAGGACATTCTTGTGATGGGATCAGTGCCTGCTGCATTCGTCCCTGTTGCTCAGCGAGAAAATATTATCGTCACCGCCTTGTCGCTTGAATGGATAGAGGCGGCGCAGGATGCGATTGAACCGGGACCTCCGCTTCGTGTTCACTTAAAAGTTGATACGGGAATGGGGCGCCTTGGCATACAGCCGGAGGAAGCGGAAGTGGCATATGCCAAACTGGTGTCAGGCCCATTTTCATTCGATGGCATCTTCACACATTTCGCAGCAGCAGACGATGAAGATTCGACGCTTTTTAATCGCCAAGCTGAACGGATGAATAAGGTGTTGGAACAATTGCCAGACGGCGTGATGGTTCACCTATCAAATAGCGCGGCAACACTGATGCACCCTTCTGTCGCTTGTGACGCTGTTCGGATCGGCATCTCGCTCTATGGCATCGCCCCGTCGTCTTATGTCGGAGAACATTCGCCAATTGCGCTAGAGCCTGCTTTAAGCCTAGAAACGGAAATCGCCCACATCAAGAAAGTGCAGCCAGGTACAACAATTAGCTACGGGGCGACTTACCGCAGCGAACAAGAAGAATGGATCGCGACGCTCCCTGTCGGCTATGCAGACGGCATGCTGCGCGGCTTGCAAGGGCAAGAAGTACTTGTGCGCGGAGAGCGAGTGCCGATTGTCGGGCGCATCTGCATGGACCAATGCATGATTCGCTTGAACGAGCGCTTGCCAGTCGGTGAACCGGTCCAATTGATTGGACAACAAGGGGGCAAGGTAGTCTTAATCGACGAATGGGCCGAAAAGCTGGGCACAATCCCCTATGAGATCCCTTGTGTTTTGACGAAGCGGGTGCCGCGCGTCTATGTGAATGGCACCAAAAATGCCGGAGTGCCTTTTCAGCCGAACGATACAATGGTAAGATGAGAAGGTAACTAGACAGAGATCGGGATTTTCGGAGGTGTCGGCTGTGTACGAGAAGTCAAAGACGAAAGAAGTGGTAGTCAAGTTGCCGAAGCAATTCATGTCGGAGCTTACTGCGCACTCAGGTGAACGCATTGAGGAAAACGGTGAATTCATCTATGTATCGACTCAACGAGTAACAAAAAATGTCTACGATTCATATCATATTCGGGAAGCGATGATCAAGGGCTACGTGGAAATGTCGCAGATCAACCTGTCAATTGCCTGCGAATGTTCGCACGCTGAGTACGAAGCGGAGCACACGACAGTGCAACTCGTAAGCGGAGGGTGACAACTTGATTGTAAAACGCGGGGATGTTTTTTTCGCAGAATTATCACCGGTCGTCGGGTCTGAGCAAGGCGGGACCCGTCCGGTTTTGGTGATACAAAACGATATCGGGAACCGATTTAGTCCGACAGTGATCATTGCGGCGATCACCGCCCAGATCCAAAAAGCCAAATTGCCGACACACGTAGAAATCAACGCCAAGAAATACGGATTTGAGCGTGACTCTGTAATTTTGCTTGAACAATTGCGGACGATTGATAAATCGCGTTTGACTGATAAAATTACACAGCTGGACGATGCGTTGATGGAGAAGGTGGACGAAGCCTTAGAAATCAGTGTCGGACTTGTAAAATTTTAGCATACATACTCCATGGAATGCCCCGAGATGGTCTGTCTCGGGGTATTTTCGTATAGAAAATCACCACTACTTTGGCACTTCATCAAAAAAGATGTGAAATGCGCCGTTTTCCGATACAATGAATAGACAAGTATGAAATTGTGGCTACGAGGGTCACCGGGAGGGTTTTACGACAAGATGAACAAACAAATGGCTACATATATACAAGAAAATATGACTGGTATCATTGCTGACTGGCAACAGAAGATGAGAGATGAGAAAGACGAGCCCTCTTTTCAGGTAATGTCGGAGGAGATGGTGAACCAGACAAGCCGCGAATTTGCGGGGTTGATGACATCGAGTCTTCTTGAAAGCTACCAGATTTACGAAAACCGCTTGCAGGATTTCGCTGAGAAAGTAGTTCGCCTTGGCTGGTCCATTACCTTCATGACGAAAGCGATCGATCATTTCGCTGAAATCGTCTACGAAGGAATGCGTGAAGCGGGTACAATCCACCCGGATAATATGGACGGATTTATCCATGAATTCGCAAATTGGGCCCAACCGATTCGCAATAGCATGATTCACACATATTCCAAAGCCTGGGAGCGTACGGTGAGCTTGCAGAAGATAGCATTGCAGGAACTATCCGCTTCCTTGATCCCGGTCTTCGACAAAGTATCTGTCATGCCACTCGTCGGGACGATCGACACTGAACGGGCGAAATTGATTATGGAAAACTTACTCGACGGTGTCGTCAAGCATCGCGCGGAAGTGGTTTTGCTGGATATTACAGGCGTGCCGGTCGTCGATACCATGGTCGCTCATCATATTATCCAAGCGGCAGATGCAGTCCGCCTGGTTGGAGCGAAATGCATGCTCGTCGGGATACGGCCGGAAATTGCCCAGACGATCGTCACGCTCGGTATCAATTTGAACGACTTTACGACAACGAGCACGCTTCAGCGAGGCGTAGAACAAGCACTGGCTTGGACAAACCGAAAAATTGTGGAGGTTGAAGAAGTATGAATGTGAGAATCCCAATTCTAAAACTAAGAGATACATTAATCGTTTCGATCCAATGGGAGTTAGATGACCAAACGGCATTGCAATTCCAGGAAGATCTTTTGACTAAATTGCACGAAACTAGCGCCCGTGGGGTGGTCATCGATTTGACGTCGATCGACTTTATTGATTCATTCATTGCCAAAGTACTGGGGGATGTCATTAGCATGTCCAGCCTGATGGGGGCAAGAGTGGTTATTACCGGTATCCAGCCGGCAGTTGCCATCACTTTGATCGAGCTCGGAATTCGACTTGAAGATGTTATGACGGCACTTGACCTAGAGAACGGCTTGGAGAAACTTCAATTGGAATTGGAGGCTTGAAGATGAGCGACCAATCCTCAGTGGAAATCTTAACAGAATGGGATATTGTAGCGGCACGCCAACTCGGGCGTAATGTCGCCAAGGAGCTCGGATTCGGCACCGTGGACCAAGCGCGAATCACGACGGCCATCAGCGAGCTTGCCCGCAATATTTATTTATACGCCGGTCAGGGCAGGATCGAAATCCAGCAGCTGGCCGAAAACGGCATGAAAGGAATCCTGATCATCGCTGCTGATAGCGGCCCGGGGATTCCGGATGTCAGAAAAGTAATGGAAGACGGTTTTACGACATCAGGGGGACTGGGTGCAGGCTTACCGGGTGTCAAGCGCTTAATGGATGATTTCAAAATTGAAACGATCCAAGGCGAAGGGACAGATATACGGGCTACGAAGTGGCTCCGCTAGGGGGAACGCTAAATGCCTCAACACATTGAAGCGCAATATCAAGAGATTCTGAACGAATATGTAAAAAAGCAGACGGAGCAAAATTTGTACGTCGGCCAAAATTTCAGCAGGCAACTAATTCTGGAGAATATTTCCCCAGAAGAAGTGATCAGCATGCACAAAGCAGCCATCGGGGAGCTCTATAGCGATCTCCCGGATGTTGTTTGGCATTCATTTGATTTCCTGATCGAAATGATGATCAATTATGGATTGGCATTGCAGGAACGCCAAAGTCTATTGAAACGCCAGGAAGAATTGAAAGTGGAAATGGACTTGGCAGCCAATGTGCAGGAAACTTTGCTCAAGACAAAATTGCCGTCTTTGGATGGTTTGGATATCGGCTTATTGTCGATCCCAGCCAAGAAGATGAACGGAGATTATATTTATTTCGTCAGCGATTATGATGGATACGCCGGGGTAGCTGTTGCCGATGTCATCGGAAAAGGGCTTCCGGCGGCTCTTTGCATGTCCATGATTAAGTTTGGCATGGATAGCTTGAACAGCTCGCACGCCTTGCCGAAAGACGTGCTTGGCGTCATCAACCGGATCGTGGAAAAAAGCGTCGATGATTCGATGTTTGTCTCAATGTTTTATGCAAATTACGATGCGGGAGCAGCGAGACTTACATATGGGTCGGCAGGACACGAACCTGCAATCCTCTACCGCGCGGATTCTGGGGAATTTAGCGAGCTAGAAGCAAAAGGTTTGCTGCTTGGCGTTTCACCGGCAGCGGTATACGAAGAGCATTCCGTTATTTTGGAAAAAGGCGATATGGTCATTATGATGACAGATGGAGTAACAGAAGGCCGAACAGAAGAAGGCTTTATCGAACGGGATGTCATCTACGAATTGATCGAACAAAAGAAAACAGAGCCAGCCCAGGCAATCGTTCAGCACGTTTACGATGAACTGGAGCGGATGCAAAATGCAGAACTTCAGGATGATTTCACTTTAGTGGTTTATAAGAAGGGGTAATTTGAGGTTTAAAAGCATTAAATGGCGGGTAAGAAAGCTTAGAATGGCTTTTTTTCGGCTGAATTGAATCATACAAAACGGGGTGTCATATAGAGATGAATATTCAAGTTAATTTGACAGAAAATGACAATAAATTAAAAGGCGATATTCACGGAGAAATCGATGCACATACAGCACCGGTGCTACGTGAAAAATTAGAAGCATACCAAGAACAAGAAGGCTTGAATGCCGAACTGGATTTATCAGGAGTGGATTATATGGATAGCACAGGATTAGGCGTTTTTGTCGCTTTCTATAAATCCATTAATGCAAAAGGCGGGCATTTGAAACTGACTGGCCTATCCAGCCGCTTGAAGCGACTCTTTGATATCACAGGTTTGGGCGATATCATGGATATTGAAGCTGCAGTCGGGAAGGGTGGTAATTAATCATGCGTCCTTTCGATTATGTAGAAATGCGCGTTCCGGCCAAATCTCAATACGTAGGTGTCGCCCGTCTGACGATTTCGGGTCTCGCAAGCCGTATCGGGTTTTCATTTGATGATATCGAGGATTTAAAAATTGCCTCGAGTGAAGCAGTAACTAACGCTGTCCAGCACGCTTATTCTGAAGGTGAAGAAGGCGAAGTGGTCATTGGTTGTGCGCTGTATGAAGATAAAATTGAAATTATGGTAGCCGACCACGGCCAAAGCTTCGATTTTGAAGAAACCAAGGCAAAAGTGGGACCATATCACGATCAGGAAGAAGGAGCGTTCCTGCGCGAAGGAGGTCTCGGCCTGTATTTGATCGAAACGCTTATGGATGAAGTGAAAGTGCATCACCAGGAAGGCGTTACTGTCTTTATGACCAAGCATGTTGAAGGGGAGCGGGTGGAAGAGGATGTCGAAACAATCTCATCCTAATCAGCCAACGAAAGAACAGGTACTGGAATGGATTGAAGCTTACCAAAAAACCGAGGACGAGGAAGCGCAAACGAACCTGGTCCTCAATTATCGCCGCTTGGTAGAATCGATTGCCCGCAAGTATTCTAACGGGAAATCCTATCATGAAGACATCGCACAAGTCGGGATGCTCGGCTTGCTCGGTGCGATTCGGCGTTATGACCCATCTTATGGCCGCAGCTTCGAAGCTTTCGCAGTGCCGACCATTATTGGCGAAATCAAGCGCTTTTTGCGTGATAAAACATGGGCTATCCATGTGCCGCGCCGCATTAAAGAGTTGGGGCCGCGCATTAAAGCGACTGTGGAAGTGCTGACAACAGAGCTCCAGCGATCGCCGCAAGTATGGGAAATTGCTGAATACCTGGATGTTGAAGAAGACGACATTTTAGAAGCGATGGAGATGGGCAAAAGCTATCAAGCACTTTCCATGGACCATTCACTCGAGGCGGATTCGGACGGCAGTACAGTTACTTTGTTTGACGTAGTCGGCCAAGAAGATGACGGATATGAAAAAGCGGATCAGCGCATGCTCGTGGCGGAAGCGATGAATGTCCTTTCTGATCGGGAAAAGCAGATCATCCAATACACTTACATAGAGCAGCTGAGCCAAAAAGAAGCAGGCGACAGATTGGGAATTTCCCAAATGCACGTGTCGCGTCTTCAGCGGAAAGCCATTAAAAAGCTTCAGGAAGCCATTTTGGCTGCTGGCGGGGTTTCCTAGTGGAAGAAATTCGCCATGACAATGTGGAAGCCTATGCCTACAACGCAGCAAAAAAAGGGAATTACGAATCTGGCGACAGTTATTACACTGTATTGACGGATGAATACTTTATTTGCTCCGTAGCCGATGGTTTGGGAAGTGGGCCTGTAGCGCGTGAATCGTCACAGGTCATCCCGCAAATCCTGAAAGATTATCATCATGAGACAATCGATC
This is a stretch of genomic DNA from Planococcus maritimus. It encodes these proteins:
- a CDS encoding anti-sigma regulatory factor; protein product: MSDQSSVEILTEWDIVAARQLGRNVAKELGFGTVDQARITTAISELARNIYLYAGQGRIEIQQLAENGMKGILIIAADSGPGIPDVRKVMEDGFTTSGGLGAGLPGVKRLMDDFKIETIQGEGTDIRATKWLR
- a CDS encoding PP2C family protein-serine/threonine phosphatase encodes the protein MPQHIEAQYQEILNEYVKKQTEQNLYVGQNFSRQLILENISPEEVISMHKAAIGELYSDLPDVVWHSFDFLIEMMINYGLALQERQSLLKRQEELKVEMDLAANVQETLLKTKLPSLDGLDIGLLSIPAKKMNGDYIYFVSDYDGYAGVAVADVIGKGLPAALCMSMIKFGMDSLNSSHALPKDVLGVINRIVEKSVDDSMFVSMFYANYDAGAARLTYGSAGHEPAILYRADSGEFSELEAKGLLLGVSPAAVYEEHSVILEKGDMVIMMTDGVTEGRTEEGFIERDVIYELIEQKKTEPAQAIVQHVYDELERMQNAELQDDFTLVVYKKG
- a CDS encoding anti-sigma factor antagonist; protein product: MNIQVNLTENDNKLKGDIHGEIDAHTAPVLREKLEAYQEQEGLNAELDLSGVDYMDSTGLGVFVAFYKSINAKGGHLKLTGLSSRLKRLFDITGLGDIMDIEAAVGKGGN
- the rsbW gene encoding anti-sigma B factor RsbW, translating into MRPFDYVEMRVPAKSQYVGVARLTISGLASRIGFSFDDIEDLKIASSEAVTNAVQHAYSEGEEGEVVIGCALYEDKIEIMVADHGQSFDFEETKAKVGPYHDQEEGAFLREGGLGLYLIETLMDEVKVHHQEGVTVFMTKHVEGERVEEDVETISS
- the sigB gene encoding RNA polymerase sigma factor SigB; the encoded protein is MSKQSHPNQPTKEQVLEWIEAYQKTEDEEAQTNLVLNYRRLVESIARKYSNGKSYHEDIAQVGMLGLLGAIRRYDPSYGRSFEAFAVPTIIGEIKRFLRDKTWAIHVPRRIKELGPRIKATVEVLTTELQRSPQVWEIAEYLDVEEDDILEAMEMGKSYQALSMDHSLEADSDGSTVTLFDVVGQEDDGYEKADQRMLVAEAMNVLSDREKQIIQYTYIEQLSQKEAGDRLGISQMHVSRLQRKAIKKLQEAILAAGGVS